The following are from one region of the Streptomyces tuirus genome:
- a CDS encoding RNA polymerase sigma factor, with protein sequence MSASTSRTLPPEIAESVSVMALIERGKAEGQIAGDDVRRAFEADQIPATQWKNVLRSLNQILEEEGVTLMVSAAEPKRTRKSVAAKSPAKRTATKTVAAKAVTTRKATATATPAAPADEPAAEEEAPAKKAAAKKATAKKAAAKKTVAKKTAAKKTGAKKDDAEIVEEEVLEEAAPGKAGEEPEGTTENAGFVLSDEDEDDAPAQQVAAAGATADPVKDYLKQIGKVPLLNAEQEVELAKRIEAGLFAEDKLANADKLAPKLKRELEIIAEDGRRAKNHLLEANLRLVVSLAKRYTGRGMLFLDLIQEGNLGLIRAVEKFDYTKGYKFSTYATWWIRQAITRAMADQARTIRIPVHMVEVINKLARVQRQMLQDLGREPTPEELAKELDMTPEKVIEVQKYGREPISLHTPLGEDGDSEFGDLIEDSEAVVPADAVSFTLLQEQLHSVLDTLSEREAGVVSMRFGLTDGQPKTLDEIGKVYGVTRERIRQIESKTMSKLRHPSRSQVLRDYLD encoded by the coding sequence GTGTCGGCCAGCACATCCCGTACGCTCCCGCCGGAGATCGCCGAGTCCGTCTCTGTCATGGCGCTCATTGAGCGGGGAAAGGCTGAGGGGCAGATCGCCGGCGATGACGTGCGTCGGGCCTTCGAAGCTGACCAGATTCCGGCCACTCAGTGGAAGAACGTACTGCGCAGCCTCAACCAGATCCTCGAGGAAGAGGGTGTGACGCTGATGGTCAGTGCCGCAGAACCCAAGCGCACCCGAAAGAGCGTCGCAGCGAAGAGTCCCGCCAAGCGCACCGCGACCAAGACGGTCGCGGCCAAGGCGGTGACCACCCGGAAGGCCACTGCCACCGCCACGCCGGCGGCGCCCGCCGACGAGCCCGCTGCCGAGGAGGAGGCACCCGCCAAGAAGGCGGCTGCCAAGAAGGCGACCGCCAAGAAGGCGGCAGCGAAGAAGACCGTCGCCAAGAAGACGGCGGCCAAGAAGACCGGCGCCAAGAAGGACGACGCCGAGATCGTCGAGGAGGAGGTGCTCGAGGAGGCAGCCCCCGGCAAGGCCGGTGAGGAGCCCGAGGGCACCACCGAGAACGCGGGCTTCGTGCTCTCCGACGAGGACGAGGACGACGCGCCTGCCCAGCAGGTCGCCGCCGCCGGAGCCACCGCCGACCCGGTCAAGGACTACCTCAAGCAGATCGGCAAGGTCCCCCTGCTCAACGCCGAGCAGGAGGTCGAGCTCGCCAAGCGCATCGAGGCGGGTCTGTTCGCCGAGGACAAGCTGGCGAACGCCGACAAGCTGGCCCCGAAGCTCAAGCGCGAGCTGGAGATCATCGCCGAGGACGGCCGCCGCGCCAAGAACCACCTCCTGGAGGCCAACCTCCGTCTGGTGGTCTCCCTGGCCAAGCGCTACACCGGCCGCGGCATGCTCTTCCTGGACCTCATCCAGGAGGGCAACCTCGGTCTGATCCGCGCCGTCGAGAAGTTCGACTACACCAAGGGCTACAAGTTCTCCACGTACGCCACCTGGTGGATCCGTCAGGCGATCACCCGCGCCATGGCCGACCAGGCCCGCACCATCCGTATCCCGGTGCACATGGTCGAGGTCATCAACAAGCTCGCGCGCGTGCAGCGCCAGATGCTCCAGGACCTGGGCCGCGAGCCCACCCCGGAGGAGCTGGCCAAGGAACTCGACATGACCCCCGAGAAGGTCATCGAGGTCCAGAAGTACGGCCGCGAGCCCATCTCCCTGCACACCCCGCTGGGCGAGGACGGCGACAGCGAGTTCGGTGACCTCATCGAGGACTCCGAGGCCGTCGTTCCGGCCGACGCGGTCAGCTTCACGCTCCTGCAGGAGCAGCTGCACTCCGTCCTGGACACCCTGTCCGAGCGCGAGGCGGGCGTCGTCTCGATGCGCTTCGGCCTCACCGACGGTCAGCCGAAGACCCTCGACGAGATCGGCAAGGTCTACGGCGTCACGCGCGAGCGGATCCGCCAGATCGAGTCCAAGACCATGTCGAAGCTCCGCCACCCGTCGCGTTCGCAGGTGCTGCGCGACTACCTCGACTGA
- a CDS encoding FadR/GntR family transcriptional regulator, which yields MSTLAHTMMTAARSADSGLASPGELDRYPYAEAPAVDRVGIPAWDGGDSELGRVGRRAAGSRGRGLHGQLVQQLGQMIVSGDLGADRPLVPEEIGQRFEVSRTVVRESLRVLEAKGLVSARPNVGTRVRPVSDWNLLDPDIIEWRAFGPQRDDQRRELNELRWTIEPLAARLAAGHGREDVQQRLADMVEIMGHAMAQGDALTFSRADSEFHSLLIQVAGNRMLEHLSGIVSAALQVSGGPVTGCDRPNETSLAHHGRICDALAAGDGTAAEAAMRQLLTVHPEVERVVPAPREH from the coding sequence GTGAGTACCCTTGCGCACACCATGATGACCGCCGCCCGCTCCGCTGACTCCGGCCTCGCGAGCCCGGGCGAACTCGACCGCTACCCGTACGCCGAGGCGCCCGCCGTCGACCGTGTCGGGATCCCTGCCTGGGACGGCGGGGACTCCGAGCTGGGCCGCGTGGGCCGCCGCGCCGCGGGCAGCCGCGGCCGAGGGCTGCACGGCCAACTCGTCCAACAGCTGGGTCAGATGATCGTGTCCGGCGATCTGGGCGCCGACCGCCCCCTGGTGCCCGAGGAGATCGGCCAGCGCTTCGAGGTCTCCCGCACAGTCGTCCGCGAGTCGCTCCGCGTCCTGGAGGCGAAGGGTCTGGTGAGCGCCCGTCCGAACGTCGGCACGCGCGTGCGCCCCGTCAGCGACTGGAATCTCCTCGACCCGGACATCATCGAGTGGCGGGCCTTCGGGCCGCAGCGCGACGATCAGCGTCGCGAGCTGAACGAGCTGCGGTGGACGATCGAGCCGCTCGCCGCCCGCCTCGCCGCCGGGCACGGACGCGAGGACGTCCAGCAGCGCCTCGCGGACATGGTCGAGATCATGGGGCACGCGATGGCCCAGGGTGATGCGCTCACCTTCTCCCGCGCCGACTCCGAGTTCCACTCGCTGCTCATCCAGGTCGCGGGAAACCGCATGCTGGAGCACCTCTCCGGGATCGTGTCCGCGGCCCTTCAGGTCTCCGGCGGCCCGGTCACGGGCTGTGACCGGCCGAACGAGACGTCCCTGGCGCACCACGGTCGCATCTGCGACGCCCTCGCCGCCGGCGACGGAACGGCGGCCGAAGCGGCCATGCGCCAACTTCTCACGGTCCACCCCGAGGTGGAACGGGTCGTGCCCGCCCCGCGCGAGCACTGA
- a CDS encoding AAA family ATPase — protein MTTSFSQPEPDTNDPEFWVSRGQCPIHFHKLPCGRGLDCSYGISHQTLPKPWEAIGWTETQWVSFAWACAVMDDGSAGPHMTEAFGPNEKSNPRLEIRQAFIKAKQEQAQALREDGELEQKEYDDRARRRAAADEKVRRERAQRRINGELSPAAQLFREKLEAGLKTAAELDDLPDPEPVVDGWLYEDTINWIAGASGTFKSFVAHDLAARYGSSDMTYHGIPMAHGKALYVIAEGAGMFKYRKQAWEHFNRKIENVTYYPSPIQISDFEEQMPALIALAREGGYGMVIFDTQAMCTVGDDENQAKDMGIIVNAVHSLREATKGCVILVHHFDKGGNGMRGSGAQFAAASTVIATKRDGDKEWVTLSTKKKDGGKAKDDEGKDDIRLKLEKWQPEAVDANGQPLRGSLCPLRDDASPQKPPKQIPVFDQERTDLLKEIVFFADLDGMTATAIRDWMNEHYPKDGGKYTTSGALSRTKTLMTAKCVDKKGSKWMPTELGVLAAQLGPDEDEDELLFP, from the coding sequence ATGACCACGTCTTTCAGTCAGCCCGAGCCCGACACAAACGACCCTGAGTTCTGGGTCAGCCGGGGTCAGTGCCCCATTCACTTCCACAAGCTGCCCTGTGGCCGCGGCCTCGACTGCTCTTATGGCATTTCCCATCAGACGCTCCCGAAGCCCTGGGAGGCGATCGGGTGGACCGAGACCCAGTGGGTCTCCTTCGCCTGGGCGTGCGCCGTGATGGACGACGGTTCCGCCGGCCCTCATATGACCGAAGCCTTCGGTCCCAACGAGAAGTCGAACCCGCGGCTGGAGATCCGGCAGGCGTTCATCAAAGCCAAGCAGGAACAGGCCCAGGCCCTCCGCGAGGACGGCGAGCTGGAGCAGAAGGAGTACGACGATCGGGCCCGCCGCAGGGCCGCGGCCGACGAGAAGGTCAGGCGCGAGAGGGCCCAGCGCCGTATCAACGGTGAGTTGTCGCCGGCCGCCCAGCTCTTCCGGGAGAAGCTGGAAGCCGGCCTCAAGACGGCCGCCGAGCTTGACGACCTGCCGGACCCGGAGCCGGTCGTCGACGGGTGGCTGTACGAGGACACCATCAACTGGATCGCCGGCGCTTCGGGCACCTTCAAATCGTTCGTCGCCCACGACCTGGCCGCACGGTACGGAAGCTCCGACATGACGTACCACGGCATCCCCATGGCCCACGGCAAAGCGCTGTACGTCATCGCCGAGGGCGCCGGGATGTTCAAGTACCGCAAGCAGGCTTGGGAGCACTTCAACCGCAAGATTGAGAACGTCACCTACTACCCGTCCCCGATCCAGATCTCGGACTTCGAGGAGCAGATGCCCGCCCTGATCGCCCTGGCCCGCGAGGGCGGTTACGGCATGGTCATCTTCGACACCCAGGCGATGTGCACCGTCGGCGACGACGAGAACCAGGCGAAGGACATGGGCATCATCGTCAACGCCGTCCACAGCCTCCGGGAGGCCACCAAGGGGTGCGTCATCCTGGTCCACCACTTCGACAAGGGCGGCAACGGCATGCGTGGCTCGGGAGCCCAGTTCGCCGCCGCCTCCACCGTCATCGCCACGAAGCGCGACGGCGATAAGGAGTGGGTGACGCTGTCGACGAAGAAGAAGGACGGCGGTAAGGCGAAGGACGACGAAGGCAAGGACGACATCAGGCTCAAGCTGGAGAAGTGGCAGCCCGAGGCTGTCGACGCCAATGGCCAGCCGCTCCGTGGCTCCCTCTGCCCGCTCCGCGACGACGCCAGCCCGCAGAAGCCGCCTAAGCAGATTCCGGTGTTCGACCAGGAGCGTACGGACCTGCTGAAGGAGATCGTCTTCTTCGCCGACCTGGACGGCATGACCGCGACTGCCATCCGCGACTGGATGAACGAGCACTACCCGAAGGATGGGGGCAAGTACACGACGTCCGGTGCGTTG
- a CDS encoding ATP-binding cassette domain-containing protein, with product MIEAFGLTSNPRKELPPAADDVSFEARAGRITALLGAPGAGKTTVLRLMLELQQGRGITHFRGRPLHRIAHPSREVGVLLGDVPGHPARTVRGHLRMLCAAAGVPVRRADEVLEAVGLVSLREERLGTLSRGMDRRLGLACVLLADPHTLVLDDPAAGLSTRESTWLHGMLRAHAAQGGTVLFTTSDPKGAARTADRVVTLEQGRLVADQEAAEFSRTRLRPRVAVRSPHAARLALLLAKQARSSRRSVEVVHEGGNRLSVYGGTCAEIGEIAFRHGIVVHQLADEIGDMGPGAGSAQASGVSDGARVEAGRITDASHDRDLVESGRTTEVTDDRSLDESDRATDVHRTTLVPQPGEQARSLDLSRPSTPHPTAHTTESRPSLESASLPDALESVTSEPSPSTGDPTAPTDESSPTPAPESHPDALKPVANPPSLSFGQPQLSDAEPDELLGASSAHHPGDGSPAATAASPHRTPRPARARTVRTLDALPPLPPPISVRSAPSPLRPLRYEIRRATGIGTGFLTGAVTLAVSAVIAVVLARIGHTPQPRLLAAWPQELPLPPAALGAGLLGALAFGDEFRHPALAADRGTVPRRLGLLAAKLLVSSATALVLAVLTVGCDAEVLYLVYGRELAQVPVDWLPLGASWIGLVVGCAWAGVLAAGVFRSTSAGLAAVGAVPLLVVPVVHKLVNGPSVRTAAGLPMRLREALLPRWPFGGERYLEAVLSVVSQPVGAALALSLTALLCAYLLTTLRSRFR from the coding sequence GTGATCGAGGCCTTCGGACTGACCAGCAACCCACGCAAAGAGCTTCCGCCCGCGGCCGACGATGTCTCCTTCGAGGCGCGGGCGGGCCGCATCACCGCGCTGCTCGGAGCGCCGGGCGCCGGCAAGACGACGGTCCTGAGACTGATGCTCGAACTGCAACAGGGGCGTGGCATCACCCACTTCCGGGGCCGCCCCCTGCATCGCATCGCCCATCCCTCGCGCGAGGTCGGTGTGCTGCTGGGCGATGTGCCCGGGCATCCCGCCCGCACGGTCCGGGGTCATCTGCGCATGCTGTGTGCTGCCGCGGGCGTCCCGGTCCGGCGTGCCGACGAAGTCCTGGAGGCCGTCGGGCTCGTGAGCCTGCGCGAGGAGCGCCTCGGCACCCTCTCCCGCGGCATGGACCGGCGCCTGGGCCTGGCCTGTGTCCTCCTGGCCGATCCGCACACCCTCGTCCTCGACGACCCCGCAGCCGGGCTCTCGACGCGCGAGAGCACCTGGCTGCACGGCATGTTGCGCGCCCACGCCGCCCAGGGCGGCACGGTTCTCTTCACCACGTCCGACCCCAAGGGGGCCGCGCGCACGGCCGACCGGGTCGTCACCCTGGAACAGGGCAGGCTCGTGGCCGACCAGGAGGCCGCGGAGTTCTCGCGCACCCGCCTCCGCCCCCGAGTCGCCGTACGCAGCCCGCACGCGGCCCGTCTGGCGCTTCTCCTGGCCAAGCAGGCCCGCAGCTCGCGGCGCTCCGTCGAAGTCGTCCACGAGGGCGGCAACCGCCTTTCGGTGTACGGCGGTACGTGCGCGGAGATCGGCGAGATCGCGTTCCGCCACGGCATCGTCGTTCACCAACTCGCCGACGAGATCGGGGACATGGGGCCCGGTGCGGGGAGCGCTCAGGCAAGCGGAGTGTCTGACGGAGCCCGCGTCGAGGCAGGGCGCATCACTGACGCGTCGCATGACCGGGATCTCGTGGAGTCAGGACGCACTACCGAGGTGACCGACGACCGAAGTCTCGATGAGTCGGACCGCGCCACTGATGTACACCGGACAACCCTCGTGCCCCAGCCCGGAGAACAGGCACGCTCTCTCGACCTTTCGCGACCGTCCACACCACACCCCACGGCCCACACGACCGAGTCACGTCCCAGTCTTGAGTCGGCGTCCCTCCCGGACGCGCTGGAGTCGGTCACGAGCGAGCCCTCTCCCTCCACGGGAGATCCGACAGCCCCCACGGATGAGTCGTCGCCCACACCCGCGCCGGAATCCCACCCGGACGCACTGAAGCCGGTCGCGAACCCCCCGTCGCTGTCCTTCGGGCAACCGCAGCTGTCCGACGCCGAGCCGGATGAGCTCTTGGGTGCCTCCTCGGCCCATCACCCAGGCGACGGTTCCCCGGCGGCGACCGCGGCCTCGCCGCACAGGACGCCGCGCCCCGCCCGTGCCCGCACGGTTCGCACGCTCGACGCGCTGCCTCCTCTGCCGCCCCCCATCTCCGTCCGCTCCGCCCCCAGCCCCCTCCGCCCTCTCCGTTACGAGATCCGCCGCGCCACCGGGATCGGCACCGGGTTCCTGACCGGGGCCGTCACGCTCGCCGTGTCCGCCGTGATCGCCGTAGTGCTCGCACGGATCGGGCACACTCCGCAGCCGCGCCTGCTGGCCGCGTGGCCGCAGGAGCTTCCCCTGCCGCCCGCTGCGCTCGGCGCGGGCCTGCTCGGCGCGCTGGCCTTCGGCGACGAGTTCCGTCACCCCGCCCTGGCCGCGGACCGCGGCACCGTGCCCCGCCGGCTGGGGCTGCTGGCCGCCAAACTGCTCGTCTCCTCGGCCACCGCGCTGGTGCTGGCCGTCCTCACTGTCGGCTGCGATGCCGAAGTGCTCTATCTCGTCTACGGACGGGAGCTCGCCCAGGTTCCCGTCGACTGGCTCCCACTGGGTGCCAGTTGGATCGGGCTCGTGGTCGGCTGCGCCTGGGCCGGAGTACTCGCCGCAGGCGTCTTCCGGTCCACCTCGGCCGGACTCGCCGCCGTGGGCGCCGTCCCCCTCCTCGTCGTACCTGTCGTGCACAAGCTCGTGAACGGACCGTCCGTGCGAACGGCGGCCGGGCTCCCCATGCGGCTGCGGGAGGCCCTTCTGCCGCGGTGGCCCTTCGGAGGCGAGCGCTACCTGGAGGCCGTGCTCAGCGTGGTCTCCCAACCCGTAGGCGCCGCACTGGCGTTGTCGCTCACCGCGCTGCTCTGCGCGTATCTGCTCACCACCCTGCGCAGCAGGTTCCGGTGA
- a CDS encoding tyrosine-type recombinase/integrase yields the protein MVIYPDIASLLDSWLIHLAAERKSEQTLKTYGDGVRAFLRWCEVAKCPPILDRPTVNTFVSALLDGGAEASTARSRQLAVRRFSAWLADEGEIDTDQLLTLKPPKLDHKVVQELDDDQLRALIKACKGKDLRDRRDEAIVRLMAETGARAGEIVGMSVADIDLKRGAAIVRRGKGGKGRTVPVGPQTAQALDRYIRDRRTHRLAQTPALWLGERGKGFTYDGLYVALRYRADRAGIPDFHPHVLRHTAAGRWLAAGGSEGGLMAMAGWSRRDMIDRYTRSTSERRAAEEARRLNLGDL from the coding sequence ATGGTCATATATCCGGACATAGCCTCACTCCTCGACTCCTGGCTCATCCACCTCGCCGCCGAGCGGAAGAGCGAGCAGACCCTGAAGACCTACGGCGACGGGGTGCGCGCCTTCCTGCGGTGGTGTGAGGTGGCAAAATGCCCACCGATCCTCGACCGGCCCACGGTCAACACCTTCGTCTCCGCCCTGCTGGATGGGGGCGCGGAGGCGTCCACCGCACGGTCCCGGCAGCTGGCCGTACGCCGCTTCAGCGCCTGGTTGGCCGACGAGGGTGAGATCGACACCGACCAGCTCCTGACCCTCAAGCCGCCGAAGCTCGACCACAAGGTCGTCCAGGAGCTGGACGACGACCAGCTCCGAGCATTGATCAAGGCGTGCAAGGGCAAAGATCTTCGCGACCGGCGCGACGAGGCGATCGTCCGCCTCATGGCTGAGACCGGGGCGCGAGCCGGCGAGATCGTCGGCATGAGCGTCGCCGACATCGACCTGAAGCGAGGGGCGGCCATCGTGCGGCGAGGCAAGGGAGGAAAGGGTCGCACCGTGCCCGTCGGCCCGCAGACGGCCCAAGCGCTTGACCGGTACATCCGGGACCGCAGGACGCACCGGCTCGCCCAGACGCCTGCCCTGTGGCTCGGCGAGCGAGGCAAGGGCTTCACCTATGACGGCCTGTATGTCGCTCTGAGGTACCGCGCTGACCGGGCCGGGATCCCGGACTTCCACCCGCATGTGCTCCGCCACACCGCCGCTGGGCGATGGCTCGCCGCCGGGGGAAGCGAGGGCGGTCTGATGGCCATGGCGGGTTGGTCGCGGCGCGACATGATCGACCGCTACACCCGTTCGACGTCCGAGCGTCGCGCGGCCGAGGAAGCCCGCCGACTCAACCTAGGGGACCTGTGA